Proteins encoded together in one Nitrospiraceae bacterium window:
- a CDS encoding HAD-IIIA family hydrolase, with protein MKKKSKSEKQTVNIKKTAKNAKLLILDVDGVMTDGRIILDNDGNEFKAFHVRDGHGIRMLMRAGIQVAIITGRQSKVVDRRAKELGITEVYQNYFKKLDAYEIIKNKFSLRDAEIICIADDVVDLPLIRRAGLSFAVADAPEDVRANATIVTKNDGGRGAVREAVDFILKAKNLWNGIIDEYLEA; from the coding sequence ATGAAGAAAAAATCAAAGTCAGAAAAACAGACTGTAAACATAAAAAAAACAGCAAAAAATGCAAAGCTCCTGATACTTGATGTCGATGGTGTAATGACTGACGGAAGAATCATCCTCGATAATGATGGCAATGAATTCAAGGCCTTCCATGTCAGAGATGGTCACGGCATAAGGATGCTTATGCGCGCAGGCATACAGGTAGCGATAATCACAGGGAGACAATCAAAAGTAGTAGACAGAAGAGCAAAAGAACTGGGGATCACTGAGGTATATCAGAATTATTTTAAAAAGCTTGATGCATATGAAATTATAAAAAATAAATTTTCCCTCAGAGACGCAGAGATAATCTGTATCGCTGATGATGTGGTTGATCTGCCTCTTATCAGAAGAGCAGGACTTTCCTTTGCTGTTGCGGATGCGCCGGAAGACGTAAGGGCTAATGCAACAATAGTAACAAAGAATGACGGCGGCCGAGGTGCAGTGCGTGAGGCTGTAGATTTTATTCTAAAAGCAAAAAATCTTTGGAATGGAATTATAGATGAGTATCTTGAAGCTTAA
- the kdsA gene encoding 3-deoxy-8-phosphooctulonate synthase, with translation MTREIIISRTKIGKNNLPVIIAGPCVIENEDITFETAKTLKELCKKTGLPFIFKSSYDKANRTSIKSFRGLGIEKGLRILSDIRNRLDIPVITDVHSIDEIKPASEVLDALQIPAFLCRQTDMILAASKTGKPVNIKKGQFLAPWDIKNIIDKFTSTGNHDLFITERGASFGYNNLVVDFRAFPIMRSYGYPVIFDVTHSLQLPGGQGSSSGGQREFAESFARAATACGVDGLFMEVHPAPDKALCDGPNMISLSALPKLFKTIKSLHELVKE, from the coding sequence ATGACAAGAGAAATAATAATATCCAGAACAAAAATTGGTAAAAACAATCTGCCTGTTATTATTGCAGGGCCGTGCGTCATCGAGAACGAAGACATCACATTTGAGACAGCAAAGACATTAAAAGAACTCTGCAAAAAAACAGGACTGCCGTTTATATTTAAAAGTTCATACGACAAGGCTAACAGGACTTCAATAAAATCTTTCAGAGGACTTGGGATCGAAAAAGGCCTCAGGATTTTATCAGACATCAGAAACAGATTAGACATCCCTGTAATAACGGATGTTCATTCTATTGATGAAATAAAACCTGCTTCAGAAGTACTTGATGCATTGCAAATACCAGCCTTTCTTTGCAGGCAGACTGACATGATCCTTGCTGCATCTAAAACAGGAAAGCCTGTGAACATCAAAAAAGGGCAGTTCCTTGCGCCATGGGATATAAAAAATATTATTGATAAATTCACATCCACAGGCAATCATGATCTTTTCATTACTGAAAGAGGCGCATCCTTCGGATACAACAATCTTGTTGTTGATTTCAGGGCATTTCCGATAATGAGATCTTATGGTTATCCTGTTATCTTTGATGTAACGCATAGCCTGCAGCTCCCCGGCGGACAGGGAAGTTCGTCAGGCGGACAGAGAGAGTTTGCAGAGTCATTTGCAAGGGCAGCAACAGCATGCGGTGTTGATGGATTGTTTATGGAAGTTCACCCTGCCCCAGATAAGGCTCTCTGCGATGGGCCGAACATGATAAGCCTGAGCGCACTTCCAAAGCTGTTTAAAACTATCAAATCTTTACATGAACTTGTGAAGGAATAA
- a CDS encoding KpsF/GutQ family sugar-phosphate isomerase yields MADLKYNIIEIAKKVLKTEADAVLALRDKLDSNFEKAVEIIYTSKGKVVVTGMGKSGLVGKKIAATMASTGTPAFFMHPAEASHGDLGMVTSDDVVIAISNSGETNEIAGLIPFLKRFNVSLITMTGNSGSTLSKAADANLDVSIKEEACPLGIVPTASTTATMAMGDAIAVALLTKRGFKEEDFASFHPGGSLGKKLFIKVKDLMHTGDALPIIAPDKSMIKAVFEISSKRLGVTIVADKNQKLLGIITDGDLRRGIEKWGKPFFDMKAEEVMTKNPKMITEDELAVKALSIMEERSITSLAVPDEKGKVVGIIHLHDILRQGIV; encoded by the coding sequence ATGGCTGATTTGAAATACAACATAATCGAGATAGCGAAAAAGGTTTTAAAAACAGAAGCTGATGCAGTGCTTGCGCTAAGGGATAAGCTCGACAGCAATTTTGAAAAAGCAGTAGAGATTATCTACACAAGCAAAGGCAAGGTAGTTGTAACAGGAATGGGTAAGTCAGGCCTTGTTGGAAAAAAGATAGCTGCAACAATGGCATCAACAGGCACGCCTGCATTTTTTATGCATCCTGCTGAAGCAAGTCACGGAGACCTTGGCATGGTAACTTCTGATGATGTTGTGATTGCAATATCAAACAGTGGAGAGACTAATGAAATTGCAGGACTGATTCCTTTTCTAAAAAGGTTTAATGTGAGCCTTATAACAATGACAGGAAATTCTGGTTCAACACTTTCAAAAGCAGCAGATGCTAATCTTGATGTTTCTATAAAAGAAGAGGCCTGTCCCCTTGGAATTGTTCCAACCGCATCAACAACTGCAACCATGGCAATGGGTGATGCAATCGCAGTAGCGCTTCTAACAAAACGAGGCTTTAAAGAAGAGGATTTTGCTTCCTTTCATCCAGGCGGCAGTCTGGGCAAAAAATTATTCATTAAAGTAAAAGACCTTATGCATACAGGCGATGCTCTGCCGATAATTGCACCTGATAAATCAATGATAAAGGCAGTCTTTGAAATATCTTCAAAAAGACTGGGTGTCACTATTGTTGCTGATAAAAATCAAAAGCTGTTGGGAATTATCACGGATGGAGATCTGCGCCGTGGAATAGAAAAATGGGGGAAACCTTTTTTTGATATGAAGGCAGAGGAAGTCATGACAAAAAATCCCAAAATGATTACCGAAGATGAGCTTGCAGTAAAAGCGCTTTCTATCATGGAGGAAAGATCAATCACTTCCCTTGCCGTTCCTGATGAAAAAGGAAAAGTCGTAGGGATCATACATCTGCATGATATTTTAAGACAGGGAATAGTATGA
- the pgsA gene encoding CDP-diacylglycerol--glycerol-3-phosphate 3-phosphatidyltransferase: MSILKLNLPTILTLSRIVLIPVFVIVTYQHPLLGTAVFIIASLTDFFDGYFARKSGEITKFGIILDPLADKFLIISALVVLVDMDKLSAWIAIVIIVREFFVTGLRVVALSKDIVIPAEMGGKLKTCAQIAAILCLLISDSAANLSVHSIDLNDIGIVFIWISLVLAMVSGIKYTVSFWKRI; encoded by the coding sequence ATGAGTATCTTGAAGCTTAATCTGCCGACAATCCTGACCCTCAGCAGGATTGTGCTTATACCTGTTTTTGTAATTGTTACTTATCAGCATCCATTGCTTGGAACAGCAGTATTTATAATTGCTTCACTTACTGATTTTTTTGATGGTTATTTCGCAAGAAAATCAGGAGAAATAACAAAATTCGGGATTATACTTGATCCGCTTGCAGATAAATTTCTGATAATATCCGCTCTCGTAGTTCTGGTTGATATGGATAAACTCTCAGCCTGGATCGCTATTGTTATAATTGTGAGGGAATTTTTTGTTACAGGCCTTAGAGTAGTTGCCCTTTCAAAAGATATCGTGATTCCTGCTGAGATGGGCGGAAAGCTAAAAACATGTGCACAGATTGCAGCCATACTCTGCCTCCTGATAAGCGACAGTGCAGCTAACTTAAGCGTACATAGCATAGACCTGAATGATATTGGAATTGTTTTTATATGGATATCATTAGTTCTGGCAATGGTTTCAGGAATTAAATACACAGTATCATTCTGGAAGAGAATATGA